CTAATTAAGCTGTTGCACTTGGGCCGATATAACCGACGCTTTTTAGGCGCCGCCAGCGCCCGGTTGCACTCAGTCATCGTTGCGATCCGCGATGAGGCAGAAGCTCAAGCCCACATTTATCAAGCGATAGGCAAGCCGAGTGGTTCGAGCAGCAGATCCCGGAAAGATGTTCATGCAGTCGGCAGTCGGtcaaggacaaggacaaggacaacGGGACACTCGAACGCTACTGGATCCTTGCGGGACTAACGGCAGGCGGTGGATTATGGGCCTGATCCTGGGGTACACAATTGTGAGTTGAAAGCCATTCCAGCTCAATATGATGTTACTAAGTGTATGAGGAGATACCAAAAAGCTTAAAAGGATATTTCTATCCTACGCACTGTCGTACAAAAGTGTTTTCTTGTTATTACAAAGTATAGTGTAATTGCAACCATTTTATGTGTTTAAGTAACAATTACGTGAAAATCTTGATGTGAGCGGATGAAGCTGTAATTATACATCACCCATTTTCAGTTTGAAGTTACGCTGTCATTCGGCAACACAAGCAATTATCTTGAAGCACATGTAACCCCACTATCTTTGATTTCCTTTTGTTTGTGCCTGCAGATGTCTCTCATGGTAGTGAAGGTCGCCTCAGCAGCCACTCTTTAtcaacagcaccagcagcatcatctgcagcagcaatcTGCGAACGACATTGAGTCCTCAGCAGACGAGCCATCCCAGCCCACGACGGAGACGGAGCCCTCGGACAGCGACACAGACATCGAGAAGATGCGGGCCAAgttgcagcaactgcagcacgagcagcagcagcagtacctgcgccagcagcaacatcagctcCAGCTGCATCTGCAGCAGATGCAGGCGACGCAGGGAGCTGCTGGGGAAACCGCCTACTTATTGGAGCGTGCCGACAGCAACGTTGCACCCATCTACGGGACGTGGCGCACGAAAGCGCAACGGCAGCAACACGCAACATCGTCGCACGAACCGGACGACGCCCATGTTTACGAGCGCCTGCCCAAGCGATCAGCCACCATGACGCCTCTGAGGGGGTTGCTGCGCGATCagatgccacgccccccgcgCCTCACCACCCAGGATATGCAGTTGTCCCTGGGCTCGCCCtctccgccgccgccgcccacaAAGGGTTTGCTACGACGGCAGTACTCCGAAACGCCGGGAACGCGCGCTCTTCGAGGGCAGGAAGAGTTCAAGCCCAAGCCGTTCCACTTTCCCTACGAGGGTCCGATGCCGGAGCAGTTCACCAAGGGTGAGGGTCGTCCCGAGCTGAACAACATCCAGGACATCCTGCAGCACCTGCACATCGGCGGCTTGGCCCCCAGCAAACTGCCGCCCATGGTGATGATGCCCACGGGTCTGCACATCGCAGGCACTTTCAAGAACTTGAAGTCCAGTGGCATTGGGAACTTTTTCCGCGGGAAGCGCAACAAGAAGCAGATGCAGTTCACCATTCCGATGCCCATGTTTCCCATGATGTCTATGCCCATGCCGTGGTACAATCCCGCTGTTATGCCCCATCAGAGGGTGGCCATCGATCAACTGTATCCCTACAAGCCCCGTTCGCCGCAGGATGTTAATCTGTTGGCCATGCAGCCACTGGGAAACGCAAAACCGTTGTctaagaagaagaaaaagaagcagcaacagcttcagcagcaacagcttcagcagcaactgcaacagcagcagcaacaacagcagcaacagctacTGGAGCATGGCAGTCAGCAGCACTTTGTGGCAGATCCCTTCGTGCCACAGCACTTTGCACCACCTGTGATCGCACTGAATGCCACACGACAGCCGCAGCTGAAAAGGCTTCCTTTCAAGGTCAATCTGGACATATATCCTGTGCTGCCGCCCTCGCGTCCTGCCTCGGTGATGCGACATCCTTTCCAGCAAGACTACGTCCTGCCCTCGCCTGCTGCCTTGACTGGAACCACGGCGGCCGCTTATCAGATGGGCCAGGGCATTTACCAGACCCCCTTCAAGTTCCCCACCCAGCAGCCCGTAGTCTTCCCTGACCAGGCTACCAGATACAGTCAGCAGCAGGCTTTGTACCACAACCAGGTCCACAAGTTCCCGCCTCCGAAGAGCGTGCATCCCGATGAGCCCATCTACGGACAGACTTCTGGACAGGGCTCTGCACAGGGTCAGGGTCAGGTGGAAAGCCAAACGAGCCCCATCATGCTGCACCTGAACGTGTTCCCCAAGCAGAAGCCAACTGCCACAATTCGCGCCTCCACCAATCCATTCTACCATCACAGCATGCAACGCAACATGATGAACTCAAACGACTTGCCGCCACCCAATCCGCCCAGTCCCATTGAACCCAGACAGGCGGTCAATGGCAGTGGCCCTGGtctgcagcaacaacagcagcagcagcagcagcagcagcaacaccatcCGTCGCATAATCAaacccagcagcaacatcaggcgacacaacagcaacacttGCAATCCCTGCCCGGCAATCGATCCAGCACCATTTCGCGCAGCGATCATCTGCCGCTGATTGACTTTGAGCATCCTATTGTGGCGGCTGAGCTCCCAGATCCTTCCGCCTTTGGCGGCATTCGGCAGGATCATCGATATAGGAAAACACCGGCGGATGAGCACTATCGTTATCCGAAGAACGCCAATATCGAACAGATGGCAGCGGAGGCCCAGACCGCCTCGCTCTTCCGATTTCCCGTCGAGGATCTGATACAGTTCCAGGTGGACGATGCTCTCTAACCACTAACTACGCTAGTTGTACTTAGAGTAAGTTAGGGCTAGCTGTTCTCCATAGCAAGGACTTATTTACCttgaataattaaatgaaatatagcTAAATTgtatgttttatatatttataatactaTAATATAAACGTATCTCATTCTATATAATTGTAGGCTTTTTATTACTCAACTTAAATTTTGGGCATTTAATCTGAATTAATTTTGTCAGTAGTGCGTTCATATAACATGCGTAGATTTAGGTATTGTGTTACCTAAAGTTATAATAATTCTTGTGGAAGGTTAAATGTTCTACTGACAACAAACTGGCATCACGCTAATTGAAGTTTAGGTTTGCATTGGGCGCATTAAGTATTTTACATCCCTGTatgtaattatacccgttactcgtagggtaaaagggtatactagattcgttgaaaagtatgtaacaggcagaaggaagcgtttccgaccgtagaaagtatatatattcattattagaatcaatagccgagacggtctggccatgtccgtctgtccgtccgtctgtccgtccgtatgaaagTCGAGACTGCCACACCTACACTTTTAATCTCTCTGGTATTTGtattaacatatttatttggaTTCGTTTTGAATAGGCGTTTTACCATtctaaattttatataaagacGAATTTAGCGGTGCTATCGATTCTTATCAGGTATCATATGTAATATCTGTGAAAAATAGTCCACACTATCATCTTAAATCATGTCGTAATAGGTACCCTAATTTTTAGTATTAgtattcaataaatatttaaatatataatatatgtatctttgtaagtaattaaaaattgttgttaCTTATTACTATTCCTTAAACATATAATTGCTTAGGCTGCCTGAAGGTAGCAGTACAACAATTAATTTCTACACGTACCAAgatgttttaattgaaaaataggGAATAACATATCCCGAAAATACTTTTCTTGTGAGCCCAAAAGTGGGCTCCACACTACATACCCAGTTTTCATTGCCAATTCCAATGCGCGTGCGCGAAACCCGCAGCAAAACAGAACCGGCAAGAGCCGAAAGCGAAAACCAGTATTCAGAGCCGAGTCTTTGTGAGTGGCTCTCGTTGGAAAGAACGGGCAGCAACAGGTAAGTCCGGCCAGAAGGTAAGCGAGCGTCGCTGCGTTCAGACGTTGTCGCGCTTCAAACTCGACTCGAATCGGCATCCGCGAGATACTTTATAGCAATCCGTagctgcaaaaacaaaaacaaaagaaggcGCAAGATCAAGTTTCGGACCCTAGCGTCAACCGTTGTGCGgtttcgagtgtgtgtgtgttttttgcgtgcgttggccaaaaccaaaaatatatccGTGGAATAGTTGGCCACAAATGGTCATTCCACATTAGTGTAAATTATAGTTTATTGGCCCTAGCCGCCTGAATTGCATTTGCTTcctgtatttttttgttgccaccGCTCTCTCCTTCTTTCTCTCCTCGATTTCGCTCTCCATTTGCTGTTCTTTTTCGGCCAAAACAAGAACCCATAGATACCTACTCGGATACTACACCATACTATGCCATACTATACCATACTATACTCTACCCGAACCAGTCGGCTGCCTGCctgtgtttatttgttttagcCGCTTTTGCACATTCCCCTGCTTTGGCTTACGAGCTGGTGTTGGTACCAAAAGAAAGCCATCATCGCCGCATTTGCCAATCGCCGAGAAGTGCCCAATGATCGGAACTGGCGGACAGCAGCCGCCTCATCATCATGTGCCACTTTTCACATGTGCATAAAGTGAAATCTTCTGTTCGCTACTAAATTTCTTTTAGATCTCGTCGGaatatttgcttttttgtttcataTACCTACATTTGCTTTGCACATCATTTGCGGAATGCGATCGAGAGCTGGCAAAAGTTCAAACGGCAAGGCTAAGATAAGCGATTCTGCAAGATCAGCTCAACTCAAGCTGTTCGGCCCAATCCCATTCATTTGAGCCAACCCGCGACAAGGCCAGCTGGGGGCGGTGCAGCGGCTAGCATTGAAAAATCTTTGTTTCGGGCCCAATAAATAACCAGagtttgttttgcatttcggCCAGTCCAAGAACGCGAGCGGAGCGGACTGAGAGAGCAAGAGCCAAGTGATCGAATTGTACCGAAACTGTGTCGTTCTACATGTGCCAAATACTCGCGTAAGCACCATCGAAACTCGCACCTAACGGATACGGATATACCTAACGGCACTGAAATTAGCCacggcaacatgttgccgttgctgttgctgctttttcTCAGCCTGACCGCTGGCCAGCTGGTCAACCAGCCGCCGCAGTTCGTCCCCGGAACGGGCGACATGTCCCGATTCAGCCTCTCGGAGAACACGCCCGTCGGCAGTCCCGTCTTCCAGCTGAAAGGTGAGTTGCAACCAGGTCGCGTTTTTTACGAATTCTGTTTGGtgggaggggaggggagttCTGGCCAAGATTGCATGCTCGACATCTTATCAACATGTGTAGTACGGGGCCGTCACGTTTCATAATTTTATGCGGAATTGCTTCACGGCTTTCATTGCATCGCAGAAGACAATGAACACCAATAGCCTAATTCCCACGCAGTTTGTGGCAATGCCTTTCACTGCCAGTAGctcgttttgttttgccaaaaataaagaaagaggTGGATCAAAACCTGGCCTAGTGTGGGAAGTTGGGATTAATAATAACTACATATATGGGCTATTTTTATGAGAAACAAAAAGGCCACATGCACTTAATGATAGTACTTAAATACAAAGTAATCCGAAAAGAACATACACTTACATAGTCTTGAGATTACATCAGGTATAGAATAAGATAAGCTACAAAGCAAATCACTAAGACGGTCTGGTTTCGAACAAGACAACTAGATAAAGTAAACTATTGACTCACTCACGAACTCGAACTAATTAACAAATGACCtattttctggtttttctCTTGTCTTCGATTTTAAGCGTACAATTGTTTTATAGTTCACTAGcaatctttaaataaaataactcGATTTAGACACAATTTAGTATGCGAAATTTAAAGAATTGAAATTGCATACAAAAATGGCATTCTATTCGACTAGGAtgtatacatattatttctttCAACATTTTTGAAGCATTATTAATATAACTTATGTGTACATAGTTAATTTTGTATGACTAAGAAATATTCCGtttatttaaagcatttaaaaattcaGCTTTTATCATGGCATATTTTTAAtggtttctttattttaatgGTAAAACCATTAATACAATGAGTTACCTCTGATATGACTTAATAAATGATCCATTAAGATCTGCACAGAAAGAATATTAGTATTTTGTTGGCCTTTTAAGTCTGTAATTATGTTAGttaaataaacagaaaaagcataattaaattaacatttatcaTGACATAATTATCTTTCAGTCTTTTAGTTTTGTTGTTAGGCAGTCATTACTTTCACTAAAATTGTCTTTGGCTAAGTACGCTACTCAAAAGGGTATTCCCCTTTCGGTTCAAGAAAACAATCCCCCAAAACTGGCTctaataattttgtaatttagcTTCGATCATAACTCAAATTACCAGTGGTGACTTTCATTTCTTGGACCGCATTGGTCTGGGTGGGCCACCTACTTCGGGTCAACCTTGTGCGGGGTATTGGATTTTTGTGGTCGCCGCACGTTTTCAGCACCCTCGTATCTCGCATTCGTCAGATATATAAGCATACGAGTATCAGCGATTGCATAATGCCACTTGGCTTGAAATATGCAGTGCGGATCTGCAAGAATGCTCGATAAGCCAACAAGATATTCatgtttttattgttgatttttttccctttctgTTTCTGGTTTCTAGTCTTTTTGAAGTTAGCTCGCCCGAGAATGCAGTTTGCTAATCAATcgacaaacaaaaacaaacaaagacaGCCAAAGACATATGTATCTGATAGGTGAGCAGGCGGAAATGCATTTGAACACGTTTGTGCGTAGCACCACCGATAAGTGTTAGTCCACGATAATGGAGATTGCGGTAAGGTAATGGCCCCCATTCTCCCATTAGATAGAGAATGAAAACAGCACTTTTACTCCGATCGAGAGTGGCAATCAATCGAGAGTCGTTTTCCTATATCTGTAGCAAATGTGGCAAATTTTAGACTTAATAAACTTCAGGCGGGCCAGCCACTCCCCCTGAATTAAGTTATCCAACGGGGCAGAGCTAGTTGgcacctgctcctccagccAGCAGCAAATGACACCCTAACACAGAGGCCCAGTTAAGAGATTGAGATACATTTGCAGCTGCGGCGGCTTTAGGCCTACAATTTGATGCCGCTCCACGGCAACTTCATAATCAGATGGGGCATTGTCTTAACTGGTTGCCGAGCGTGTGCCAAATCGCCTTGGATGATGCTCGCCCAGTGACTCCGCCTGCAAATGTAACCGATGCCGAGACTCGGATGCAGTTGGAGACTGGTTCGTTTTGCAAGCGGTATCCGTGAGATACGAAACACGTTTGCTCTGGCTGGGTGCGTTGGAAATCAAGAGTGCCGTGGAAAATCGTCTACCAGACACCGAAAAAGTAAAACGGAAAAACTGACCTGACCAAGGAAATTGCTCGGCCTAAACGGTGAGTCGGGAAACTGAGCTGAATCCATATCGGGCACAACATAATCCGAGATCGCAAGACAATACTGAGTGTCAGTCGTTGCGTAACTGCAAAGTCCGCTGGGACTGCCTCCTGGTGTCGAAATTTGAGGATTTAATTGCACGGAATGCAGCAGAGAAAACTCCTATCGGTTAGCCGCTTGAGTTTGCCTTTCATACCCGCTTAATTACACATTTTACCATACCAAAAACACTAAGTAAAACGAATGTTGGCACATGGCGGGCGTTTCTTTCGCTTCTTTCGGCATAACCACTGTTCCATGTGTAATAATAAccaaaatattaacaaatacgCTCCGTCAAGCATGAAATCACAAATTATTTCTGCcgcatcaacagcaacaatggtAACCACAACAATTACATCCTCCCCCTTCATGAAAGCATCCATGCTGGGCGAAGTGAAAAGTAGCAGAGCTTTTCCACATCCCGCACGTACCCGCAATTACAGTGCTCATTcagcttttccacttttcccccaATTGCCTAAAAAACACAccgtatgtacatacacactCGAATCGAACACGAGAATTCACAAAGAGAAAACGAGCGAGAATCGAGCAGTGGAAAGGGGTTGATCTAGAGATACCCTATGTGCGAGTATCAAATGGATCGGTTGCATTTTGTAACTTTAGATCCATTTCGCAGATATCAGATGGCCATCGCTTTTGTCATTTATAAAGTGGGCTCTCAATATTGAATGGTGAAATCTTGATTGTTATAGAAGTAATATTTATAGCAAGAAAATATCACATAAAACTTAGAACTATATCTAAATATCGATCGAAATTATCAATTACTAAAAGCCATGTtttaatatcaatatatcTAAGCCACGGTTGAGCAGTTCAAGATCACCAAATACCCCACGACTACGCGGTATGGGTAAGTGTGAGCTGGAAAAATGATTATGTACATTAAAATGGTCACTCACGCGCCAATGCTGAGGGATCCAGTTTGGAATCGGGATAGAGCAATAAAGTTGGGTACTTGGGGGGCAGGGAAATGCTTGAGGTAtgtatgttttattttttggttagATGGAGGAGCGGCTGTGCCTGTTTGCTTCCCGCTTTGTGCCGTGTCTTTTTTGTGGTCGTGCTGCAATTGTCGGTGTACCACAAGCCCGCTCCCAACTTTGAGTTCCCCATTGCCCCCTGCAAACTTGAAAAATCTGTCGGCCAAAAGCGGTTTTCCCGACCGTCGACCGACCGCTTATTGGTCTCTGTTTTCTTTTGTAAGCTCCCTGGgttcatttgttttctttcttttctccATGATTGCTTTGGTAGAATTTCTAAAGTAATTTCGAGTTGCCCCCGAGCTGGAATTTTTCGGCTACCCAAGCCAAATACTTGTAGATACATTTCCTGTTATTAGACGCTGTGGGCACAGAGAAAGAGAAATTGCCGGGGAATGACACAATCCACTTAGGGTTAGACCCACAACTAACTAGTTGCCCCAGTTCCGAGGGGCCGGAAAACCGCAGTCGACTGGAAAAGTCGCCGGCGCAGGAGGTTGTGGGAACCGAATTAGCATTTTTCACACGCTTTTACATAAACCGACGGCGGCGGCTCCACTGAACGACTTCCCGAAGTGACAGCCTATGACGCTGGCTCGGATTACCTGTAATTAAAGCAGCGAGCGTGTCAAACACCGGGACTCC
This portion of the Drosophila santomea strain STO CAGO 1482 chromosome 3L, Prin_Dsan_1.1, whole genome shotgun sequence genome encodes:
- the LOC120449903 gene encoding putative mediator of RNA polymerase II transcription subunit 12; translated protein: MFMQSAVGQGQGQGQRDTRTLLDPCGTNGRRWIMGLILGYTIMSLMVVKVASAATLYQQHQQHHLQQQSANDIESSADEPSQPTTETEPSDSDTDIEKMRAKLQQLQHEQQQQYLRQQQHQLQLHLQQMQATQGAAGETAYLLERADSNVAPIYGTWRTKAQRQQHATSSHEPDDAHVYERLPKRSATMTPLRGLLRDQMPRPPRLTTQDMQLSLGSPSPPPPPTKGLLRRQYSETPGTRALRGQEEFKPKPFHFPYEGPMPEQFTKGEGRPELNNIQDILQHLHIGGLAPSKLPPMVMMPTGLHIAGTFKNLKSSGIGNFFRGKRNKKQMQFTIPMPMFPMMSMPMPWYNPAVMPHQRVAIDQLYPYKPRSPQDVNLLAMQPLGNAKPLSKKKKKKQQQLQQQQLQQQLQQQQQQQQQQLLEHGSQQHFVADPFVPQHFAPPVIALNATRQPQLKRLPFKVNLDIYPVLPPSRPASVMRHPFQQDYVLPSPAALTGTTAAAYQMGQGIYQTPFKFPTQQPVVFPDQATRYSQQQALYHNQVHKFPPPKSVHPDEPIYGQTSGQGSAQGQGQVESQTSPIMLHLNVFPKQKPTATIRASTNPFYHHSMQRNMMNSNDLPPPNPPSPIEPRQAVNGSGPGLQQQQQQQQQQQQHHPSHNQTQQQHQATQQQHLQSLPGNRSSTISRSDHLPLIDFEHPIVAAELPDPSAFGGIRQDHRYRKTPADEHYRYPKNANIEQMAAEAQTASLFRFPVEDLIQFQVDDAL